The DNA region ACGGCTAGATACTTGGCTACAACTGGGTCCATCTACTTACCTCCTTCTCTCTTAGTAAAATTACCCATGCTCCTCACTCCCGTGGGAAACAGCTATGCTGGCAAATACCAGAGTCAGCCCTCCAAAGATAAGGGCCTGAATGAAGCCAATAAGAAGCTCCAGGCCGTAGAAGGGTATGGCCATTACCCAAGGGACGAGGAACGTAGCTGACAAGACCAATATCTCCCCTGCCGTCATATTGCCAAAGAGACGGAAGGCGAAGCTGATCATCCGGGTCATATGGCTTATGGCCTCCAGGCCACCGATAACGGCATTGATCACACCGGTGACACAGGCCATGATGGCATCAACAATCTTGCCCTTGAATAACAGCTTTATGCCCCGGACAAGCTCTCCCAGATTGACATACTCGGTGATATAGTGACGGAATCCCCTGCCAGTCAATCCCCAGAACTCGATGAATAAGACCGCCATGACTGCCAGAGCCAGGGTCATGTTGATATCTGTGCTGGCAGAGCGGAACAATGGCGGCCGGCTCACAATCTCGGCCACAGGCTCATCAACTGAGATCGATTGACCTTCAGCAACAGCATACTCTACTTCACCAGTCTTAGGGGCCGTAACATCCTCAGTGGTGGATCCGGTGTTTACTTGAAATACCACGTCTCCTTCATTGACCTTGACCACCGTCTCCCCCTCAGCAGGCACTACAAGCCCTTCAACCGTCCCAGCTACCGGGGACACAACCTCTTTTGCCTCCTTGACAAAGATACCAGGCCCATAAAAGGGAAGAAGGGCAAGGTAGGCATTGAACATCACAAAGATGAAGATAGTAGCAATCACAGGGAAGAACCGGCGACCGTTCTTGTGCCCGGCAACACTCTCTACGAAGTTCAAGAGCATTTCCAGGGCTGTTTCAAACAGACCCTGCAAACGGCGAGGGATGATCCTCATCTTGCGCGTAGCGGCAAACGAGAGAGCCACAACCACAATAATGGTGATCCAGGAGGCAAGTAGCGTATTGGAAATCGGCAGAGGGCCAGCTTGGAAGAGTACATCACCACGGAAGAACGAGTGAACTTCAAGTACCGGGACACTGAGAATTTGTGGCAGCAGCTTAATATTGAGGCCCCTGCCTATGGCACCGCCAGCTAAGCCAAATATGAAAAGGACTACAATTACAAGGCCGATGATAGAGCATCCACGCTTGGACACTACTGCTTGTCCTCCCGGCTCTTGTCTTCCTGCTCCTTAATTAGCGGCACTATCATTCTATAGGTTCCAAAGGCAGCCACCACCAACCCAAGAAAGAGTCCAACCAAAGTAAATATTATCGAATACCCAAACTTCCTGTCAAGCCAAAGCCCACCGAGGATCCCGCCGACAATCGATATACCGATATACCATCCAATACCGATGAACTTAGCCGCAAGGCCCCAATTTTCCATCTCGCCCGTGCCATGTCACAGATACTTATCATGGACGGTTTTAAGTATACTATGCAGCTTCGTTCTGAGTCAAAATCTGGGCACAACCTTTGCAGCATGCACAAGAGATACCTTATAATAGTCGCTATTCACTGAAGCCAATGACCAAAAGACTAGAAAGCATAACCCAGCAGCGGCTCGATAAACTGCAACGGCTTCGCGAGCGGGGTATTAATCCCTACCCCAATCGTTATCACCGCACTCACACAGCTCAGCAAGCCAAAGGCCTGTGCGAACAAAACGCGCTGACCGCAGGATTAGCAGTAAGCCTGGCCGGCCGCATTGTAGCTCACCGCAATATGGGTAAGGCTACATTCATCGATCTGCAGGATGGCTCAGGCAAGATCCAAATCTACTTCGGTAGCAAGCAAATAGGCGAGGAAAGATATGGGCTAGTGCAGGAACTAGACCTTGGAGATATCATCGGCGTCAGTGGGGAACTATTCAAAACGCACAGGGGCGAAATCACTGTCAACGTATCCGATTTCACGATGCTCGCTAAGTCACTCCAACCTCTGCCGGAGAAATGGCACGGGCTGGTTGATGTCGAGAAGCGCTATCGCCAGCGTTACCTGGACCTCATTTCCAATCAACCTACGAAGGAGATTTTTCTGGTGCGCAGCCGCGTTATTGCTGCCATCCGTCGCTTCCTTGACGACAGGGGCTTCATCGAAGTGGAGACCCCAGTGCTCCAACCCATAGCCGGGGGAGCCAGGGCACAACCATTCGTTACCCATCATCAAGCCCTGGATCAGGACTTTTACCTGCGCATTGCCACAGAACTCTACCTCAAAAGGCTCATCGTAGGTGGCTTCGACAAGGTCTACGAGATCGGCCGCATATTCCGAAATGAAGGCATCTCCACCAAGCATAATCCGGAGTTTACTACCCTGGAAAGTTACGAGGCCTACGCCGACTACCATGATGTGATGGACATGCTCGAGAACATGGTCTCGCACATCGCCCAGGAAGTACTGGGGACCACCAGACTCACATTTGGGGAACACACACTCGACTTCACTCCTCCCTGGAAGCGCCAGACACTGCGTGATGCCGTTCTCCAAAGTTGCGGCATTGATCTTGATGAATGCCTCAAAGACGGCGGTCAAGATTTGCGCCGAGTCATGCAAGCAAAAGGCATAGAGCTTGATCAGACTATGAGCCCAGCCTATCTGGTAGACAAGCTGGTTTCCACCTTCGTGGAACCCACCCTTGTTCAGCCAACCTTCTTGATGGACTACCCGGTGGAAACCACCCCCTTGGCCAAGACCAAGGCCGACAACCCGAGAGTAGTAGAGCGGTTTGAGGCTTTTGCTGTCGGCATGGAATTCGCCAATGCCTTCACTGAGCTCAATGATCCGATAGAGCAGGCTAATCGCTTTCTTGCTCAAGAAGCATGGCGAGATCATTTCGGAGATGAAGAGGCAGAATGTTACCAGGAAGATTTCATCCTGGCCATGGAGCATGGCATGCCTCCTACGGGCGGCCTTGGGGTGGGTATTGATCGACTGGTAATGCTTCTTACCAATCAGCAGTCGATCCGCGAAGTGATCCTCTTTCCTCAACTGAAGACCAAGTAGTACAATGAGAGACCACAAGCAATGTTGAGCATTCAGTTTATCAGACAGAACCCAGAGGCAGTGAGAGCGGCCATGGAGAAGCGGCATGATAGTGCACCGCTGGATGAGATCCTGGCTCTCGATGAACAGCACCGCAAGCTGTTATTTGAGGTGGAATCGCTGCGGTCACAGCGCAAACAGGGGAGCAAGGAATATGGCAGGCTGAAGACAGGGACTGCTGATACAACAGAAGGCACAACGTCCGAAGGTGCGACCGGGGAACTGGCCAACATCCGCGAACAAATCAAGCTGGCAGAAGCCGAGGTCCAGCCCATCGAGGAAAGGCTACACGATCTCTTGCTCCGCGTGCCCAATATTCCCGATTCCAGCGTCCCCATCGGTAAGGATGCCTCTGACAACATAATAGTACGAAGCTGGGGCGAGCCCCGCCAGTTTGATTTTCCTCCACTGCCACACTGGGATCTAGGTGAAGCGCTGGACATCATTGACTTCCAGAGAGGAGTAAAGCTAAGTGGCACGCGGTTCTATGTACTCAAGGGCCCCGGAGCCCGTCTGCAGCGAGCGCTCATCAGCTTCATGCTGCACCTTCATATCAGTGAACATGGCTACACTGAGATCTATCCGCCGTACATGGTAAAACAGGAATGCATGATAGGGTCATCCAATCTGCCCAAATTCGCTGACAACCTTTACCATGACGTTGAAGATGACTTCTGGTTCATCCCCACCGCAGAAGTACCTCTGACAAACCTTCATCGTGACGAAGTCCTCGAGGCTGGCACTCTTCCCCTGTACTATGTAGCTTATTCTGCCTGCTTCCGCCGTGAGAAAATGGCCGCCGGCAAGGATACCCGCGGCATAAAACGGGGGCACCAGTTTGACAAGGTGGAACTCTACAAGTTCACCGACCCCGACCACTCCATGGATGAACTGGAGAAGATGGTCAAGAATGTAGAGGAGGTCTGCCGCAGGCTAGACCTAACCTACCGCGTGGTACAGCTCTGCACCGGAGACCTTGGTTTTGCTTCCGCCAAGAGCTACGATATTGAGTTATGGGCCCCTGGCTGCCAGGAGTGGCTGGAGGTTAGCAGTTGCAGCAATTGCACCGATTTCCAGGCACGAAGGGCCAATATTCGCTACCGATCCGAGCCCGGAGCTAAACCTCAGTTTTTGCAGACCCTGAATGGCTCAGGCCTGGCCTTGCCACGGGTTCTCATCTCAGTGTTGGAGAGCTACCAACAATCTGACGGCAGCATACTGGTACCTGACGCACTGCTGCCGTACATGGACGGTCTTGAGGTCATCAAGTAGGTAGAAGTAATCTCCCCGGCCTCCCTCCCCGCCTTGAGTATAAACGTCATCTCCACCATGCGCCTGGCCAAGGTATGGGCTGATTTCATGCCCACCTCATCCTTCAATACACCAAGTCTCTCCTGTGCATCAAATCTCCCCGTTCCACCGTCGCTCGATAAGCCAACAGCCCCAAACTGACAGGAGCCTTCGCCAGGGCTAACCACCACCATCCCCCACATGAGAAAAGGGGTGATCACGCTAAGCAGGGTGGTTTCAGGACCAGCGTTTCTCATCCAAGCAACTGTCATAGCTCCACCCACCTTGCCTTTGAGCGCCCCACGGTAGTGTTTGCCCAGAACGAGTGCCCGGAATCTGTCCAGGAAGACAGCCATATATCCAGATAGTCGGCCAGCATAGGTCGGGGTTGCCAAGAGCAGTGCATCAGCCTTAATCATCCTGGGATATATCTCCAGCATGTCGTCCTGCAAAGCACAGAAACGGCCCTCTTCCTGCTTAGCAGTGCACCAGTTGCAGTGCCGGCAATCACTAATGTTTTTACCCGCCAAGCGGATCAATTCCGTGCTCACATTGCCCAAGCCTTCAGCCGTCTTCAGCGCCTCTCTAAGAAAGACCTCGGTATTACCCTCTTTAATGGGGCTACCACTTACGCCAAGAACGTTGATCTCCATTTATCCTCCCAGCCTATGGATGGTGGGTATCTTCACTCACCACATACACCTGGCTGTACTCCCGACGGTGGGTTTAGCTCTTCCTACCCTTGCACCCTTCCCTTGCGGCTTGCCTGTCTGGCAGCCGGACCCAAGAGCCGTTCACAGTACTCATTCATCATACGACGGGTACAGAAAGCAGGTGACACCGACCGGATAGCTTCCTTGACCATGCGGACCCACCCAACTGGCACACCTTTCCTGTCTCTTGTGTAAAACAGAGGGACTATGTCCTTTTCCAGCAGGGAATAGATGGACTCAGCATCCATCGTATCCTCTTCTTCCGGGTTTTCTGGCTTAACAATCTGACCAATGGCCCAACCATTGGCACCATTGTAGCCCTCGTCCCACCAACCGTCGCGAACGCTCAGGTGCAGAACACCATTGAGACAGGCTTTCATACCACTGGTGCCACAAGCCTCATTCAGTCGCCGCGGTGTATTGAGCCAGACGTCTACACCTTGTGTTAGGTAATGGGCCATATGCATATCATAGTCCTCGACAAAGGCAATTCGGCCCATAAAATCCCGATCTGTGGCCGAAGAGAACACTCTCTGTACCAGATGTTTCGAGGGAGAATCAGCAGGATGGGACTTGCCGGCAAAGACTATCTGGACCGGCCGCAAAGCATTCCTCACGATCTGCTTCAATCGATCGACATCATGGAAGATCAGCGCTGGCCGCTTATATTCAGCAAATCGGCGCACAAACCCTATAGTCAATACATCCGGGTGAAGTAAGGCTCCTATAGCTACCAGATGTTGGGGTTCCACGTCACCTTTGGCCCAGGCTACCTGAGCTGATTCCAGTATGCCACCAATAAGCTTGCGTCTGAGGATACAACGCACTCTCCACAGCTCCTCATCAGGTATATCCTTAACACTCTCCCAGAGACTCACATCATCATGTCTCTCCATCCAATCCCCGGCAAGATACTCCTCGTAGAGGTCGCCTATCTCCCCAGCAATCCAGGTAGGCACATGTACACCGTTGGTAACATACTCAATAGGCACATGCTCCTCTTCAACCTCTGGCCAGAGGCCATGCCACATCTTCCTTGCCACCCCAGAATGCAGTCGGCTCACGGCATTCCGATGATCAGCCGTTCTCATGGCAAGCACAGCCATATTGTAGCCCTGATCATCCGTACCAAATTGTTGCCCCAACGCCAGGCACTCCTGTCGGCTGATCCCAAGGGATTCACAATATCTATCGAGATACTTCTCTACAAGGTGTATGGAGAAAACATCCTGGCCTGCAGGTACAGGCGTATGAGTGGTAAAAACTGTCGTTGCGCGAACCCTCTGGACA from Chloroflexota bacterium includes:
- the lysS gene encoding lysine--tRNA ligase, which translates into the protein MTKRLESITQQRLDKLQRLRERGINPYPNRYHRTHTAQQAKGLCEQNALTAGLAVSLAGRIVAHRNMGKATFIDLQDGSGKIQIYFGSKQIGEERYGLVQELDLGDIIGVSGELFKTHRGEITVNVSDFTMLAKSLQPLPEKWHGLVDVEKRYRQRYLDLISNQPTKEIFLVRSRVIAAIRRFLDDRGFIEVETPVLQPIAGGARAQPFVTHHQALDQDFYLRIATELYLKRLIVGGFDKVYEIGRIFRNEGISTKHNPEFTTLESYEAYADYHDVMDMLENMVSHIAQEVLGTTRLTFGEHTLDFTPPWKRQTLRDAVLQSCGIDLDECLKDGGQDLRRVMQAKGIELDQTMSPAYLVDKLVSTFVEPTLVQPTFLMDYPVETTPLAKTKADNPRVVERFEAFAVGMEFANAFTELNDPIEQANRFLAQEAWRDHFGDEEAECYQEDFILAMEHGMPPTGGLGVGIDRLVMLLTNQQSIREVILFPQLKTK
- a CDS encoding AtpZ/AtpI family protein encodes the protein MENWGLAAKFIGIGWYIGISIVGGILGGLWLDRKFGYSIIFTLVGLFLGLVVAAFGTYRMIVPLIKEQEDKSREDKQ
- the serS gene encoding serine--tRNA ligase, with translation MLSIQFIRQNPEAVRAAMEKRHDSAPLDEILALDEQHRKLLFEVESLRSQRKQGSKEYGRLKTGTADTTEGTTSEGATGELANIREQIKLAEAEVQPIEERLHDLLLRVPNIPDSSVPIGKDASDNIIVRSWGEPRQFDFPPLPHWDLGEALDIIDFQRGVKLSGTRFYVLKGPGARLQRALISFMLHLHISEHGYTEIYPPYMVKQECMIGSSNLPKFADNLYHDVEDDFWFIPTAEVPLTNLHRDEVLEAGTLPLYYVAYSACFRREKMAAGKDTRGIKRGHQFDKVELYKFTDPDHSMDELEKMVKNVEEVCRRLDLTYRVVQLCTGDLGFASAKSYDIELWAPGCQEWLEVSSCSNCTDFQARRANIRYRSEPGAKPQFLQTLNGSGLALPRVLISVLESYQQSDGSILVPDALLPYMDGLEVIK
- a CDS encoding flavodoxin family protein; amino-acid sequence: MEINVLGVSGSPIKEGNTEVFLREALKTAEGLGNVSTELIRLAGKNISDCRHCNWCTAKQEEGRFCALQDDMLEIYPRMIKADALLLATPTYAGRLSGYMAVFLDRFRALVLGKHYRGALKGKVGGAMTVAWMRNAGPETTLLSVITPFLMWGMVVVSPGEGSCQFGAVGLSSDGGTGRFDAQERLGVLKDEVGMKSAHTLARRMVEMTFILKAGREAGEITSTYLMTSRPSMYGSSASGTSMLPSDCW
- the glgP gene encoding alpha-glucan family phosphorylase, producing MSTLRWKIPERIGRLEEFGNNMWWSWHHRGRDVFRALDYVLWRVSGHNPVKQLRDISQERLLHVAADPEFLKLYDSVMAEFDAEMAIQDTWFSAHYPHLLSGPVAYFSMEFAIHNSLPIYAGGLGVLAGDTCKEASDIGLPFVCIGFMYPQGYFHQHISAAGMQEEIYKQLDFDEAPVSPVLGPDGQRLLVRVDLGSGSLLIAVWQVRVGRVNVYLLDTNVEDNEPHQRRLSARLYVADQEVRLQQEIVLGMGGVHVLRALGIKPAIWHANEGHTAFMMLGRIREEIEKGRSFADAVQRVRATTVFTTHTPVPAGQDVFSIHLVEKYLDRYCESLGISRQECLALGQQFGTDDQGYNMAVLAMRTADHRNAVSRLHSGVARKMWHGLWPEVEEEHVPIEYVTNGVHVPTWIAGEIGDLYEEYLAGDWMERHDDVSLWESVKDIPDEELWRVRCILRRKLIGGILESAQVAWAKGDVEPQHLVAIGALLHPDVLTIGFVRRFAEYKRPALIFHDVDRLKQIVRNALRPVQIVFAGKSHPADSPSKHLVQRVFSSATDRDFMGRIAFVEDYDMHMAHYLTQGVDVWLNTPRRLNEACGTSGMKACLNGVLHLSVRDGWWDEGYNGANGWAIGQIVKPENPEEEDTMDAESIYSLLEKDIVPLFYTRDRKGVPVGWVRMVKEAIRSVSPAFCTRRMMNEYCERLLGPAARQASRKGRVQG
- a CDS encoding F0F1 ATP synthase subunit A, whose product is MSKRGCSIIGLVIVVLFIFGLAGGAIGRGLNIKLLPQILSVPVLEVHSFFRGDVLFQAGPLPISNTLLASWITIIVVVALSFAATRKMRIIPRRLQGLFETALEMLLNFVESVAGHKNGRRFFPVIATIFIFVMFNAYLALLPFYGPGIFVKEAKEVVSPVAGTVEGLVVPAEGETVVKVNEGDVVFQVNTGSTTEDVTAPKTGEVEYAVAEGQSISVDEPVAEIVSRPPLFRSASTDINMTLALAVMAVLFIEFWGLTGRGFRHYITEYVNLGELVRGIKLLFKGKIVDAIMACVTGVINAVIGGLEAISHMTRMISFAFRLFGNMTAGEILVLSATFLVPWVMAIPFYGLELLIGFIQALIFGGLTLVFASIAVSHGSEEHG